The nucleotide sequence TTTAGTGAGAATGTTACTTAAAATTTTAAAATTGTTTTGTTTCGGGCAAAATTTAAGATATTTGCAGCTCTTTAAGAATTTAGAATAATTCTGAATTTTTGAATATAGAGATTTCTCATTTTCGATGAATATTCAATATTTTTTGAAATCTCATTTTTAAGTAAAAAACGATAAACTGAAAAAATCAGGACAATTCCTGAATATAGATTTTATGGCACAAAAACCTTCTATCCCAAAAGGAACCAGAGATTTTACTCCGCAGGAAGTGGCAAAGCGAAACTTTATTTTCGACACTATAAAAAAGGAATTTAAAAAGTTTGGATTTCAGGCTATTGAAACGCCAAGTTTTGAAAATTCTGATACTTTAATGGGAAAGTATGGAGATGAAGGGGATCGCCTTATTTTTAAAATTCTTAATTCTGGTGATTTTTTAAAGAAAGCCGATCAAAATGCTTATGACGATAAAGATAGTTTAAAACTAACTCCATCTATTTCAGAAAAAGCATTGCGTTACGATTTAACGGTGCCGTTTGCGCGTTTCGTGGTTCAGCATCAAAACGAAATTGATTTTCCATTTAAACGCTATCAAATTCAACCTGTTTGGCGCGCAGATCGTCCACAAAAAGGTCGCTTCAGAGAATTTTATCAATGTGATGCCGATGTTGTTGGGAGCGATAGTTTATGGCAGGAAGTTGAGTTTGTGCAATTATACGATGCTGTTTTTTCAGCATTAAAATTAGAAGGAGTAACTATAAAAATCAATAATCGTAAAATTCTTTCAGGTTTTGCTGAAGTAATCGGCGAACAAGATAAGTTGATTGATTTTACGGTGGCTTTGGATAAGCTCGATAAAATCGGGGAAGATGGTGTGGTAAAAGAAATGCTTTCTAAAGGTATTGCTGAAGATGCTATCGCGCAAATTAAACCTGTTTTTGGTTTAGAAGGTGGTTTTGCTGAAAAGATTGAGGCTTTAAAAGGAATATTAGCAACATCTGAAGTTGGTAAAAAAGGAATCGAAGAGCTAGAATTTATTCAAAATGCGCTCTCAGAAATGCCATTGAAAACTGCGAATCTTGATTTAGATGTTACACTAGCTCGTGGTTTAAATTATTATACGGGTGCTATTTTTGAAGTTGCTGCGCCCGAGAATGTGAAAATGGGATCTATTGGTGGGGGAGGTCGTTATGACGATCTTACCGGTATTTTTGGTCTTAAAAATATAAGTGGTGTAGGTATTTCTTTCGGTTTAGATCGAATTTACCTGGTTTTAGAAGAATTAGGTTTATTCCCAGATGCTGTCGCTGACGATGTGAAAGCTTTATTTATAAACTTCGGAGAAAAAGAAGCACTTTATTCTTTTAAAGGAGTTAATGCTTTAAGAGCGGGAGGAGTTAATGCTGAAGTTTTTCCTGATGCTGCGAAAATGAAGAAGCAAATGAACTACGCAAATAAAAGAAATATTCCGTTTGTTATTTTAGCGGGGGATGAAGAAATGCAAGAAGGGAAATACACCCTGAAAAACATGAAAACTGGCGAACAGGATCGCCTTACTTTAAAAGAAATTGTTACAAAAATAGGATAGAAAAAGCCCCAATTTGGGGCTTTTCGTTTTATAATTGGATATTATTAATTCTGAACACTTTATTTACTACTAGCCTCATTCAATTTATTCATATCATTTTTGCTTAATTTCACGTTCGTAGCTTCTTCAAAAGCTTTTAGATGTGAAGATTTTGTAGCACTTGCAATAGCAGCCGTAATTCCAGGTTTGTTAATAATCCATGCTAAAGCAACACCGGCATTAGAAATTCCCTGTTCTTCGGAAACTTCGTCTAAAGATTTCAGGATATTTTTGCCACGATCGTCCAGATAGTTTTTTACAAAATCTTTTCTATTCTGGCCTTCAAGATCATCTTCACTACGATACTTTCCAGTTAAAAATCCACTTGCTAAAGAAAAGTAAGTGGTAATACTTATATTATTTTGCTGGCATAATTCAAGAATATCGCCTTCAACCTTATCACGATTCATTAAATTATATTCTTGCTGAAATACCTGATATTTAGGAAGATTTTTATTTTTTGAAGCATTCAAAGAATCTCTTAATCGCGCCGGACTCAAATTTGAAGCTCCAATGTATTTTACATCTCCGTTTTTAATTAGTTTTTGGTAAGCTCCCAAAGTTTCTTCCACGGGTGTACGATCGTCGTCCCAATGAGTATAATACAAGTCGATATAATCGGTTTGTAACCTTTTTAAGGAATCTTGAGCTGCTTTAAGTATATATTCTTCAGAAATATCTTTTTGGCCTTGTCCCATATCAGAACCTACTTTGGTTGCCAGCGTAATTTTATCTCTAACGCCGCGATCTTTCATCCATTTACCAATGATCTTTTCAGATTCACCACCAGAATTTCCGTCTGCCCAGCGTGAATATACATCTGCAGTATCAATACAAGTATATCCTTTTTCTAAAAGCTCATCTAACATTGCAAAGGACTCTTTTTCGTTTAGTGTCCAGCCAAAGACATTTCCACCGAATATGATTTTCGGCGTTTTTAGATCGGTGTTACCTAAATTATTTAGTTGCATATCTTTTTATTTAAAATTATGCACTTCCTGAAAACATTAAAAATTAGAGCTGAGTTTTAAGTTATGTTTAACTGATGAAGAATTCTAAAAGCTACAGTGGTCTACAAATTTATAATGAATTCCTAAAATCGTTAAAAGCTGTTTAAATTTATTCTTGAAGCACTAAAATCCTGTAAGTTTGTTTCGTTATTAATTTAAAATAATTAACTCTACATTAATTATGGCACCAATATTACTTGTTATCTATCTTTTCATTTTTGTAGGAATTATTTTTATTTCCTGGAATTATTTCAATACTCCTGAAGACACTGATGAGCATCAAGCTAAACCCTCAAAGTTGGATGATTTTGAAGGGAAGAAAGTGGTGTTCGATGGGCACTTAGATATAAATAGAGAATCTAGTATTAAAAATGAACTTAAAACTAGAAACGCTCTTGTTGAAGAGAGAATGACTGAAGATACACATTTGCTAGTAACAGGAAAAAATCCAGATTGGTTGGTGGTTGATGAGGCTAAAAGTAAGGGCGTTACGATAGTAAATGAAATGGATTGGCAAAGATTGAAGAAATCAGATGAGACTATCGAAAAGAGAAGGAGCGCCATATTGATTGAGAAGAAAAAGCAAGTGGATTCTGCTAAAATTGTTTAAGTTTATACTTCTCAATTAATTATTTAGGTTTGAAAACAAGAGTTTTACTGATTATGCTTTTTACCAGCTTTCATTGCTTTTCACAATGTTATGACCTGGGCCCTAAACGAAAAAATAATGATTCTTATTTCTTTGTAGCTGCTGGGGCAGATCCGATTCCTAACCAAAAATGGATAAATGTTCAAGATCCAGAATTTACCACAGATGGCTTGGATTTAGTTTTCAAAGCAGGTTACGGT is from Zunongwangia endophytica and encodes:
- the hisS gene encoding histidine--tRNA ligase, with amino-acid sequence MAQKPSIPKGTRDFTPQEVAKRNFIFDTIKKEFKKFGFQAIETPSFENSDTLMGKYGDEGDRLIFKILNSGDFLKKADQNAYDDKDSLKLTPSISEKALRYDLTVPFARFVVQHQNEIDFPFKRYQIQPVWRADRPQKGRFREFYQCDADVVGSDSLWQEVEFVQLYDAVFSALKLEGVTIKINNRKILSGFAEVIGEQDKLIDFTVALDKLDKIGEDGVVKEMLSKGIAEDAIAQIKPVFGLEGGFAEKIEALKGILATSEVGKKGIEELEFIQNALSEMPLKTANLDLDVTLARGLNYYTGAIFEVAAPENVKMGSIGGGGRYDDLTGIFGLKNISGVGISFGLDRIYLVLEELGLFPDAVADDVKALFINFGEKEALYSFKGVNALRAGGVNAEVFPDAAKMKKQMNYANKRNIPFVILAGDEEMQEGKYTLKNMKTGEQDRLTLKEIVTKIG
- a CDS encoding aldo/keto reductase; this encodes MQLNNLGNTDLKTPKIIFGGNVFGWTLNEKESFAMLDELLEKGYTCIDTADVYSRWADGNSGGESEKIIGKWMKDRGVRDKITLATKVGSDMGQGQKDISEEYILKAAQDSLKRLQTDYIDLYYTHWDDDRTPVEETLGAYQKLIKNGDVKYIGASNLSPARLRDSLNASKNKNLPKYQVFQQEYNLMNRDKVEGDILELCQQNNISITTYFSLASGFLTGKYRSEDDLEGQNRKDFVKNYLDDRGKNILKSLDEVSEEQGISNAGVALAWIINKPGITAAIASATKSSHLKAFEEATNVKLSKNDMNKLNEASSK
- a CDS encoding BRCT domain-containing protein, with product MAPILLVIYLFIFVGIIFISWNYFNTPEDTDEHQAKPSKLDDFEGKKVVFDGHLDINRESSIKNELKTRNALVEERMTEDTHLLVTGKNPDWLVVDEAKSKGVTIVNEMDWQRLKKSDETIEKRRSAILIEKKKQVDSAKIV